A genomic stretch from Camarhynchus parvulus chromosome 11, STF_HiC, whole genome shotgun sequence includes:
- the CDYL2 gene encoding chromodomain Y-like protein 2: MASGDLYEVERIVDKRKNKKGKWEYLIRWKGYGSNEDTWEPEHHLLHCEEFIDEFNRLHVTREKRSRHGKQGSTPKLLRESRGSSVEKISHRPSESGKSKGSTHKRKRINPSHQKQKRGYAAKPGSANDRAAKTVTYRTTPSGLQIMPLKKPHNGLQNGDGSHEKDSRHFGNGSQQQNVDINDHEGEQNLPSVLEVSNNSPVVNGIGSSLANGSLNLHSTVKRKLDGEKDYVFDKRLRYSVRQNESNCRFRDIVVRKEDGFTHILLSSQTSENNALTPEIMKEVRRALCNASADDSKLLLLSAVGSVFCSGLDYSYLIGRLSNDRRKESTRIAEAIRDFVKAFIQFKKPIVVAINGPALGLGASILPLCDIVWASEKAWFQTPYATIRLTPAGCSSYTFPQILGVALANEMLFCGRKLTAQEACSRGLVSQVFWPTTFSQEVMLRVKEMASCSAVVLEESKCLVRSFLKSGLEEVNEKECQMLKQLWSSSKGLDSLFSYLQDKIYEV; this comes from the exons gTAGAGAGGATTGTAGACAAaaggaagaacaagaagggcaaATGGGAATATCTCATTAGGTGGAAAGGCTATGGGAGCAATGAAGACACCTGGGAACCTGAACACCACCTACTCCATTGTGAGGAATTTATTGATGAGTTCAACAGACTGCACGTTACCAGAGAGAAGCGCTCCAGGCATGGCAAACAGGGCAGCACTCCCAAACTGCTGCGGGAAAGCCGAGGCTCATCTGTTGAGAAAATATCACATAGACCTTCTGAATCTGGGAAGTCTAAAGGATCAACACACAAAAGGAAGAGAATTAATCCATCTCATCAAAAACAGAAACGAGGATATGCAGCAAAGCCAGGATCTGCAAATGACAGGGCTGCTAAAACTGTGACTTACCGAACTACTCCCAGCGGTTTACAGATTATGCCACTGAAAAAGCCACATAATGGTCTGCAGAATGGAGATGGCAGCCATGAGAAAGATTCTAGACATTTTGGGAATGGCtcacagcagcaaaatgtgGATATAAATGATCACGAAGGAGAACAAAACTTGCCCAGCGTGTTGGAAGTCAGTAACAATTCCCCTGTGGTGAATGGAATTG GTTCTTCTCTGGCCAATGGAAGCTTGAATCTACACAGCACTGTGAAAAGGAAACTTGATGGAGAGAAAGATTATGTGTTCGATAAGAGACTGAGATACAGCGTGCGCCAAAATGAAAGTAACTGTCGCTTCAGGGACATTGTGGTCCGGAAAGAAGATGGTTTCACACATATTTTGCTGTCGAGTCAGACTTCAGAGAACAATGCACTGACCCCAGAG ATCATGAAGGAAGTTCGGAGAGCATTGTGCAATGCATCAGCTGATGACAGTAAACTCTTACTTCTCAGCGCAGTGGGAAGTGTATTCTGTAGTGGCCTAGATTACTCATATTTAATTGGCAGGTTATCCAAtgacagaagaaaggaaagcactAGGATTGCAGAAGCTATAAG ggattttgTAAAAGCTTTTATTCAATTTAAGAAGCCAATTGTGGTTGCTATCAACGGCCCTGCTCTGGGGTTAGGAGCTTCTATTTTACCACTCTGTGATATCGTTTGGGCAAGTGAGAAGGCTTGGTTTCAGACACCATATGCAACAATCCGACTCACTCCAGCTGGCTGCTCATCATACACATTCCCACAAATTCTGGGTGTTGCACTG GCAAATGAAATGTTGTTCTGTGGGAGAAAGCTGACAGCACAGGAAGCCTGCAGCAGAGGACTGGTGTCACAAGTATTTTGGCCAACAACATTTAGCCAAGAAGTGATGCTACGAGTGAAAGAAATGGCATCCTGCAGTGCAGTG GTATTGGAAGAGTCCAAATGTCTCGTGCGGAGCTTCCTGAAATCCGGACTTGAAGAGGTGAACGAGAAGGAGTGTCAGATGTTAAAACAGCTGTGGAGTTCTTCCAAAGGACTGGATTCATTATTCAGCTACTTGCAAGACAAAATTTATGAAGTCTGA